From the Oceanibaculum indicum P24 genome, the window TCCAGCGTCGCCATGTCCGGCGACGGGCGGAGATTGCGCCCGAAGCGCGAGGCCAGCCCCTGCGCCAGCGCGCCGTTGACCGCGATCATCACGACCCAGGAGGCCGCCGCGATCCCCGGAAACAGCGCCGCCATCAACGCGATGGCCGGCGTGATCTCTCCGGTTTCCGCCCCGCCCGCCTGCAGCATTCCCTGCAGGCCGGCATTCAGGAACGTCCGGACCGCTGCCTCCAGCCCGCCCTCGCTGCCTGCGAAGACCAGCCAGATGATCACCAGCACCGTGGCCGCCATGGCGGCCAGCAGGGCCGTCAGCCGGCCCAGCGGGTACCATTCGATCCCGCTGCCCTCCTCGCCTGCCATGACAGGCCGGGAGAGCAAGGCCTGGCGGACCAGAACCGCGACGGGCAGCACCTCGATCCCGAGATAGAGCCCCGCCGCCATCAGGCTGCCGCTGGCCAGCCCGACGATAACGAAGGCCGCAGCCCCCGCCACCAGCAGGGCGGTCAGCCCCAGCGCGAGACCGGCCAGGAACAGCGGCAGCGGCGCCAGATAGGCCAGCAGGAAGGCGCCGGGAGATCCCAACACCACGGACAGATACAGTGCCGCGCTTGTCAGCCCGGCCGCACCGGCCCATCCCCAATAGCCTGTCATTGTCCTCCCACCGCGGCCCGGCTGGTCATTAACGCCGGTTCTGCGTCCTAAAAACGGACAAGCCTAGTCCAGCACGTAGGGCAGCAGCGCCAGGAAGCGGGCGCGCTTGATGGCCTGGGCCAGCTCGCGCTGCTTCTTGGTCGACACCGCCGTGATACGGCTCGGCACGATCTTGCCGCGCTCGGAGATGAAACGGCCGAGCAGACGGACGTCCTTGTAATCGATCACCGGCGCATTCGGGCCGGAGAACGGGCAGGACTTGCGACGACGGGTAAAGGGCCGCCGGCCACCACCAGGACGGATGCTCATGCCACGTCTCCTTCGCTACGGCTCTCGTTCGAGTCGCCGCGGTCGTAATTGCGCGGACCCCGGTCACCTCGGTCGCCACGATCACCGCGCGGGCCGCGATCACCCCGGTCGCCACGATCACCGCGCTCCGGACGGTCGCCACGCTCGCTGCGCTGCTGCAGCATCACCGACTGGCCATCCTGCAGCGCCTCGACCCGCAGGGTCAGGCAGCGCAGCACGTCTTCGTTCAGGCGCATGTTGCGCTCCATCTCGGCGACGGCGGCAGCCGGCGCGTCGATGTTGAACATCACGTAGTGGCCCTTGCGGTTCTTCTTGATCTTGTAGGCAAGGCTGCGCAGACCCCACTGCTCGAGGGACTTCACTTCGCCGCCATTATTCTTGATGATCTCCGAGAACTGCTCGGTCAGGGCTTCCACCTGAGTGGTGGAAATGTCCTGGCGTGCGATCCACACGCTTTCATACAAAGCCATTCATAACCCCTTCTGGCTATATCGGCCCCCGCCGGACCTTCCGAAAACCGGAAAATCGGACACAGGCATAGCCGGCCCCATTGCCGGCAAGGGAAAAACGAAGCGCCGCTTATACACGAAGGCGCGCCCGGTTCAAGCACAGATTTGGCCGAACCTGCCCTGAATGGTGTGGCAGGACTTGACAGGCAGGGCTGGCAGGCTATCACTTGCCGCCATTTCGCGGCGAGCCGGAAAGAGCATGATGAAACGCACCTTCGTATTTCCCGGACAGGGGTCCCAGGCCGTCGGCATGGGCAAGGAACTGGCCGAGGCCTACCCCGCCGCCCGCGAGGTCTTCGACATGGTGGACGAGGCGCTGGGCGAAAAGCTCTCCGCGCTGATCTTCGACGGGCCGCTGGAAACCCTGACCCTGACCGAGAACGCGCAGCCGGCACTGATGGCGGTTTCCGTCGCCGCCGTGCGCGCGCTGGAAAGCGTCACCGGCAAGCAGCTGGCCGCGATGGGGCACTTCGTCGCCGGCCACTCGCTGGGCGAATATTCGGCGCTGGCCGCCGCCCGCTCCCTGGAGCTGGAGGATGCCGCCCGCCTGCTGCGCCTGCGCGGCCAATCCATGCAGAAGGCCGTGCCGGTCGGCGCCGGCGCCATGTGCGCCATGCTGGGCGTCGAGATCGAGCTGGCCCGCGAGATCGCCGCGGAAGCAGCAGAAGATCAGGTCTGCGATATCGCCAACGACAATGGCGGCGGCCAGGTGGTGCTGAGCGGCGACAAGGCAGCGGTGGAACGCGCCGTAGCCATCGCTACAGCCAAGGGCGTCAAGCGCAGCGTCATGCTGCCGGTCAGCGCGCCGTTCCACTGCACGCTGATGGCGCCCGCCGCCGATGCGATGGGCCAGGCGCTGGCCGAAATCAGCCTGCAGAAGCCGTCCATCCCGGTGATCGCCAACGTCTCCGCCCAGGCCGAGACCGACCCGGCAAACCTGCGCCAGCTTCTCGTACAGCAGGTGACCGGCATGGTACGCTGGCGCGAATCGATGGTGCATGCCGCCGATCAGGGTGTGACCCAACTGGTCGAGCTGGGCGCCGGCAAGGTGCTGACCGGCCTCGCCAAGCGCATCGATCCGCGCCTGGAAGGCGTTGCCATCGGCGCGCCGGCGGCGATCGAGGCTTTCGCTGAGACGCTCGGCTGAGCCACAGCCGGACCGGCTTTATAAGGATAGGGAGTATCGCATGTTCGATTTGACGGGAAAGGTCGCGCTTGTCACCGGCGCGTCGGGCGGCATCGGCGGCGCCATCGCGCGTGCCCTGCACGCCCAGGGCGCCACGGTGGCGCTAAGCGGCACCCGCACCGGCCCGCTGGAGGAACTGGCGGGCGAGCTGGGTGAGCGCGCCGTCGTCACCCCGGCGAACCTCACCGACACGGCCGCCACCGAGGCGCTGATCAAGACCGTCGAGGAACAGGCCGGCGGGCTGGACATCCTGGTGAACAATGCCGGGCTGACCCGCGACGGCCTGCTGCTGCGCATGAAGGACGAGGACTGGCAGACCGTGCTGGACGTCAACCTGACCGCCGGCATGCGCCTGGCCCGCGCAGCCCTGCGCGGCATGATGAAGAAGCGCTGGGGCCGGATCGTCGGCATATCCTCCGTGGTCGGCGCCACAGGCAATCCGGGACAGACCAACTACGCCGCATCCAAGGCCGGCATGATCGGCTTCTCCAAGGCGCTGGCCGCCGAAGTCGCGGCGCGCGGCATCACGGTAAACATTGTCGCCCCCGGCTTCATCGCCACCGCCATGACCGATGCCTTGTCGGAAGAGCAGCGCGCCAAGCTGTCGGAGCGGATTCCCGCCGGCCGGCTGGGCACACCGGAAGATATCGCCGCCTCGGTCGTCTATCTGGCAAGTGAGGAGGCCGCCTACGTCACCGGCCACACCATTCATGTGAATGGCGGCATGGCGATGCTGTAATGGCCCTTATTAGGGTATGAAACCGCTGCGAAAAGCGGTTTCATGTTGCATTTGTCGAAGGCTGGCCTGAAAAAACAAAGTGTGATAGAGAACCCCACCTTGCCGTCCGAGGGAAGTATCGGCCACAGGCGGCGCCTTCGGTAAACAGGTTTTTTTCAATATAAATCAAGGGACTGCTAATCATGAGCGATGTCGCCGAGCGGGTGAAGAAGATCGTCGTCGAACA encodes:
- the fabD gene encoding ACP S-malonyltransferase, with protein sequence MKRTFVFPGQGSQAVGMGKELAEAYPAAREVFDMVDEALGEKLSALIFDGPLETLTLTENAQPALMAVSVAAVRALESVTGKQLAAMGHFVAGHSLGEYSALAAARSLELEDAARLLRLRGQSMQKAVPVGAGAMCAMLGVEIELAREIAAEAAEDQVCDIANDNGGGQVVLSGDKAAVERAVAIATAKGVKRSVMLPVSAPFHCTLMAPAADAMGQALAEISLQKPSIPVIANVSAQAETDPANLRQLLVQQVTGMVRWRESMVHAADQGVTQLVELGAGKVLTGLAKRIDPRLEGVAIGAPAAIEAFAETLG
- the rpsF gene encoding 30S ribosomal protein S6; translation: MALYESVWIARQDISTTQVEALTEQFSEIIKNNGGEVKSLEQWGLRSLAYKIKKNRKGHYVMFNIDAPAAAVAEMERNMRLNEDVLRCLTLRVEALQDGQSVMLQQRSERGDRPERGDRGDRGDRGPRGDRGDRGDRGPRNYDRGDSNESRSEGDVA
- the fabG gene encoding 3-oxoacyl-[acyl-carrier-protein] reductase translates to MFDLTGKVALVTGASGGIGGAIARALHAQGATVALSGTRTGPLEELAGELGERAVVTPANLTDTAATEALIKTVEEQAGGLDILVNNAGLTRDGLLLRMKDEDWQTVLDVNLTAGMRLARAALRGMMKKRWGRIVGISSVVGATGNPGQTNYAASKAGMIGFSKALAAEVAARGITVNIVAPGFIATAMTDALSEEQRAKLSERIPAGRLGTPEDIAASVVYLASEEAAYVTGHTIHVNGGMAML
- the rpsR gene encoding 30S ribosomal protein S18, with product MSIRPGGGRRPFTRRRKSCPFSGPNAPVIDYKDVRLLGRFISERGKIVPSRITAVSTKKQRELAQAIKRARFLALLPYVLD
- a CDS encoding DUF2232 domain-containing protein, with product MTGYWGWAGAAGLTSAALYLSVVLGSPGAFLLAYLAPLPLFLAGLALGLTALLVAGAAAFVIVGLASGSLMAAGLYLGIEVLPVAVLVRQALLSRPVMAGEEGSGIEWYPLGRLTALLAAMAATVLVIIWLVFAGSEGGLEAAVRTFLNAGLQGMLQAGGAETGEITPAIALMAALFPGIAAASWVVMIAVNGALAQGLASRFGRNLRPSPDMATLELPRALLVALVVAAVVGLVAPGGLGYIGRNLLVVLGMAYLFAGLAVVHGFILKLAARQVLLVVVYVTMVLFGWPVLLVMLLGIVDQLFGLRRRFAGPTQGEE